A segment of the Nitrospina gracilis 3/211 genome:
GCTGTTTCCTTCCCGGCCCCAAATAACCATCATGATTCGATACCTTTTCAAACAGTGCATCCGCGGATACCAGATCGGCATCGCGCCGTTTCTGCCGCCGGCCTGCCGATTTCATCCCACCTGCTCGGAATACGCCTGCCAGGCGCTTGACCGCCTGCCACTGTATACAGCCGCGTGGCGCATCGTCACCCGTCTCTCAAAATGTCACCCGTTCCATCAGGGCGGGCACGACCCGGTTCGTTAAGCGGAGGTTGAATCTTGGAAAACCGATTGCTTCTCGCTTTTGTTCTGTCGCTGGGGGTGTTCATCGTCTGGGGATGGATCATGGCGCAATTCCAGCCGCCGCCTGAACAACAGGCAAAACAGAACCAGAAAATGCAGCAGCAGAAAATCCAGCCGCCGCAAACCGAAACGCAAACGCCGGACACAGTCAAACCTCCTGCAGACACGCAGGAAAGCGGAACAATGGAGACGCCGTTTGGCCAGGGGACGGAAGCCTTTCCCGACTCCGGCACGTCCACTCAACTCACTTCCCAGCCGGGTGAAACCATCGAGGTGAAAACCCAGTCGGTCACTTACCGTTTTTCAACCAGAGGCGGGGTGCTGACGCACGCGCTCCTGCATAAAAACATGAACCCGGACGGAGAACCGCTCAACCTGGTGCGACACCCGGAAGGATCGCTCTACCCGCTCACCGTCATCACCGGCGAGCCGAAGCTGGACCCGATTTTGATGAACGGTCATTTCGAGCCATCTAAAAAATCGCTGGTGCTGACCAAGGACCAGCCGCAGGGCGAGATCACGCTCCACCTCAAACACGAGTCGGGACTGGAGGTGGTGCGGCA
Coding sequences within it:
- the yidD gene encoding membrane protein insertion efficiency factor YidD, which codes for MIRYLFKQCIRGYQIGIAPFLPPACRFHPTCSEYACQALDRLPLYTAAWRIVTRLSKCHPFHQGGHDPVR